A window of the Leishmania mexicana MHOM/GT/2001/U1103 complete genome, chromosome 29 genome harbors these coding sequences:
- a CDS encoding conserved zinc-finger protein, protein MPARVITCGICFNVLDHPLTFDCHHSFCTGCVRRLLSENANNGFQCPLCATSYTEVHSHNLAQYADHEAEVYVEVLALGTSNSPKCQWCETTSAKVQCGECMCVYCEDCCIAVHKNSAKRDHAIGKLSESSRNFIPRCPLRGHEEYRAEFFCSQCRQVCCAYCLQVGPHRDHLHMTVAVAAAEARQQLSRDMESLLEVKHRLEQQAAEMNRVSVLYSDTYDAVENIVTERFEAFKQQLMQRELEVRRTLTNLRDSGDAALTTSRRQYLDKLNSVNETLLQFRTIHNGGTDDEVLKRHSQFGKCLNTDLPAVTGSGFKVVSLGEMTLTSLDIGLDLQTIEHNQPIFPRLNRSVRHSTASNLSMNGGSVSPFAGNTLSTPLRLTFPVDDDVEATVLAEGVRLRCVASGGRDTQIGVRSKEMFQTLLGQFPEDRSVVSWQVRLDSISDTFIGVVEKTSQASEVPEGFYWKAACADVIDGRIGRYTAAVRRLPVCRNGDRIRFLYDGVQGTLRIVVNDSDDRGVVVSDLHPRIAACFIFYPGESLTILF, encoded by the coding sequence ATGCCCGCGCGTGTCATCACATGTGGTATCTGCTTCAACGTGCTCGATCACCCGCTGACGTTCGACTGCCACCACTCCTTCTGCACCGGTTGCGTCCGCAGACTACTTTCCGAGAATGCGAACAACGGCTTTCAGTGCCCGTTATGTGCCACTTCCTACACCGAGGTACACTCGCACAATCTCGCGCAGTACGCTGACCACGAGGCGGAGGTGTATGTCGAGGTACTGGCGCTCGGCACATCCAATTCGCCGAAGTGCCAGTGGTGCGAGACGACGTCTGCTAAAGTGCAGTGTGGTgagtgcatgtgcgtgtacTGTGAGGACTGCTGCATTGCTGTGCACAAGAACAGCGCCAAGCGTGATCATGCCATTGGCAAACTTAGCGAGTCGAGTCGTAACTTCATCCCACGATGCCCGCTGCGTGGACATGAGGAGTACCGAGCGGAGTTTTTTTGCTCTCAGTGCCGGCAGGTGTGCTGCGCCTACTGCCTGCAGGTTGGGCCGCATCGCGACCACCTCCACATGacagtggcggtggccgctgcagaggcgcgacagcagctgTCGCGTGACATGGAATCTCTCCTCGAGGTCAAGCACCGATTAGAGCAACAGGCGGCGGAGATGAATCGCGTCTCGGTGCTCTACTCCGACACGTACGACGCGGTCGAGAACATAGTGACAGAGCGCTTCGAGGCGTTCAAGCAGCAGCTCATGCAGCGCGAGTTGGAGGTGCGGCGCACCCTGACAAACCTTCGCGATAGCGGTGATGCTGCGTTGACgacgtcgcggcggcagtaCCTCGACAAGCTGAACAGCGTCAACGAGACTCTCCTGCAGTTTCGAACGATTCATAACGGCGGCACAGACGACGAGGTGCTGAAGCGTCACTCGCAGTTTGGCAAGTGTCTCAACACGGATCTGCCCGCCGTGACGGGGAGCGGCTTCAAGGTGGTCAGCCTGGGCGAGATGACGTTGACCAGCCTCGACATTGGCTTAGATTTGCAAACGATAGAACACAACCAACCCATCTTCCCTAGACTGAACCGATCTGTCAGGCATAGCACGGCGAGCAACTTGTCCATGAACGGCGGCTCTGTCTCCCCCTTCGCCGGAAATACCCTatcgacgccgctgcgactCACCTTCCCCGTCGACGACGATGTGGAGGCGACCGTTCTGGCCGAAGGAGTGCGACTGCGGTgcgtcgccagcggcggcagggaTACGCAGATTGGCGTGCGCAGCAAAGAGATGTTCCAAACACTCCTTGGCCAGTTCCCAGAGGACCGTAGTGTGGTGTCGTGGCAGGTGCGCCTCGACTCCATTTCCGACACCTTCATTGGCGTGGTCGAAAAGACGTCGCAGGCCTCAGAGGTACCGGAGGGGTTCTACTGGAAGGCGGCCTGCGCCGACGTGATTGACGGTCGAATCGGCCGCTACACAGCTGCAgttcgccgcctccccgtGTGTCGAAACGGTGATCGTATTCGTTTCTTGTACGATGGCGTGCAAGGCACCCTGCGAATCGTCGTGAACGACAGTGACGATCGCGGCGTCGTGGTGTCCGACCTGCACCCCCGCATCGCTGCTTGCTTTATCTTTTACCCCGGCGAGTCTCTCACCATCCTCTTCTAG
- a CDS encoding pre-mRNA cleavage complex II Clp1-like protein, which yields MQPRKTHTSLHLSHEAVTIQWNATQDGGSVLLVSGKVELFRSSLTRNLRYAFPAEACIVLEAFGDAVVQIEGDAVIVQTPISSVLDEIHALLDTARVDAMLAIDERGKKALSSTEELKDSWQGPRVLVVGENQWEREMVSRALLNLAVRGGSPYGICYVDVDVAMPMVGCPGTVSAAFVEEPVTAPEDFGVMMPLSFFHGTASVTSATLKRYLDLCVCAAQAATSLGFANSKFEAGGFLIHSLSPSTEIQYDVLSDILSIFAVTHVVITGADWELEKFLYNAVLGRTVHFVRLPKLAGVQSPSPAGAEQRRRAQLERYFFGTPRTPLMPMRGVARMSELVLLHAETFEPLSWREVPDLGVAAVVWADTAASAAEANVAGFVAFLEVGKQFVSFLAPSGGELPKPFLVVSPSLHLPRELVMPLPVT from the coding sequence ATGCAACCGCGTAAGACGcacacctcgcttcatctcaGCCACGAGGCCGTTACGATACAATGGAATGCGACACAGGACGGTGGCTCTGTTCTGCTTGTCAGTGGAAAAGTAGAGCTGTTTCGTAGTTCACTGACGCGCAACTTGCGCTACGCCTTTCCAGCGGAGGCGTGCATTGTCCTGGAGGCCTTTGGTGACGCCGTTGTGCAGATCGAAGGAGACGCAGTTATCGTGCAGACCCCGATAAGCAGTGTCCTCGATGAGATCCACGCGCTGCTAGACACTGCGCGCGTGGATGCAATGCTGGCCATTGACGAGCGCGGCAAGAAAGCACTGTCCAGCACCGAGGAGCTCAAAGACTCTTGGCAGGGCCCTCGTGTGCTTGTTGTCGGAGAGAACcagtgggagagggagatggtCTCGCGAGCACTGCTCAACCTCGCGGTTCGCGGCGGTAGCCCGTACGGCATTTGCTACGTGGACGTCGATGTGGCGATGCCTATGGTGGGCTGTCCAGGTACAGTGTCGGCTGCGTTTGTGGAAGAGCCGGTGACAGCTCCGGAGGACTTTGGTGTGATGATGCCGCTGTCGTTTTTTCACGGCACGGCCTCTGTCACGAGTGCGACGCTGAAGCGCTACTTGGatctgtgcgtctgtgcggcgCAAGCAGCTACCTCGCTCGGGTTCGCCAACTCCAAGTTTGAAGCGGGCGGCTTCTTGATCCACTCGTTGTCCCCTTCCACCGAGATTCAGTACGACGTGCTGAGCGACATCCTCTCCATTTTCGCGGTCACGCACGTCGTCATCACCGGCGCAGATTGGGAGCTGGAAAAGTTTCTTTACAACGCTGTCTTGGGCCGCACAGTGCACTTTGTGCGGCTGCCGAAGCTGGCGGGTGTGCAGTCGCCCAGCCCCGCCGgggcggagcagcgccgacgcgcgCAGCTCGAGCGCTACTTTTTTGGCACCCCACGTACTCCTCTGATGCCGATGCGCGGTGTGGCACGAATGTCGGAGTTGGTGCTTCTCCACGCGGAGACATTCGAGCCACTGAGCTGGAGAGAGGTGCCGGACCTGGGTGTTGCCGCGGTCGTCTGGGCCGACACGGCTGCATCTGCCGCGGAGGCGAACGTCGCGGGGTTTGTTGCCTTCCTGGAGGTCGGAAAGCAATTTGTCAGCTTCCTCGCTCCATCCGGTGGCGAGTTGCCCAAGCCCTTTTTGGTGGTCTCGCCGTCCCTGCACCTGCCACGGGAACTGGTGATGCCCCTGCCAGTAACGTAG
- a CDS encoding ADP-ribosylation factor-like protein → MLRGLRNRMKRENEPRVLILGLDNAGKTTILNKLGVAEEHPVEAPEGPTQGFNVMNVNRDGKRVKLCDLGGQRALREFWEDYYANTDCIMYVVDSSDQRRLHEAHEAFVDVVKGVPKVPVLVLANKQDLATAKDPQTVAEALELSDYRDRSWHIQGCSAKSGDGLEEGVAWIFEACNVK, encoded by the coding sequence ATGCTCCGTGGTCTGCGCAATCGCATGAAGCGCGAGAATGAACCTCGCGTGCTGATCCTCGGATTGGATAACGCGGGCAAGACGACGATTCTGAACAAGCTAGGCGTGGCTGAGGAGCACCCCGTAGAGGCACCTGAAGGACCAACACAGGGCTTCAACGTCATGAATGTGAACCGCGACGGCAAGCGCGTCAAGCTCTGCGACTTGGGAGGTCAGCGCGCCTTGCGCGAGTTCTGGGAGGACTACTACGCCAACACAGACTGCATCATGTACGTCGTCGACTCCTCCGACCAGCGTCGCCTGCACGAGGCGCATGAGGCGTTCGTTGATGTTGTGAAGGGCGTGCCGAAGGTGCCTGTTCTGGTGCTGGCAAACAAGCAAGACTTGGCCACCGCGAAAGACCCGCAGACGGTGGCCGAAGCCCTCGAGCTGAGCGACTACCGTGACCGCTCTTGGCACATTCAAGGGTGTAGCGCGAAGTCCGGCGACGGTCTCGAGGAGGGCGTCGCATGGATCTTTGAGGCGTGCAATGTAAAGTAG